Proteins found in one Elusimicrobiota bacterium genomic segment:
- a CDS encoding alpha-ketoacid dehydrogenase subunit beta, with the protein MAELNLVQAINQGLAQAMEADDKVVLLGEDVGLNGGVFRVTEGLQKRFGPERVLDTPLAELGIVGASVGMAVYGLRPVCEIQFEGFLPAVMDQVICHMGRLRNRSRGRHTVPMVIRAPHGGLVHAPEHHSESPESYFMHTPGIKVVAPATPKDAKGLIIAAIKDPDPVIYFEPKRIYRALKEDVPDQPYEVPIGKARVAKEGKDVTLISWGAMVHTCLEAAKKLSVEGVEAEVIDLRTIAPLDLEAILSSVAKTGRAVIAQESPKTCSVASEISALIHERALLKLQAPVKRVSGWDARMPLFRLEKYYVPDADRVVRGVKETLQF; encoded by the coding sequence ATGGCCGAGCTTAATCTCGTTCAAGCCATCAATCAGGGTTTGGCCCAGGCTATGGAGGCCGACGACAAAGTTGTTTTATTGGGCGAGGACGTGGGCTTAAACGGCGGGGTTTTCCGTGTGACCGAAGGGCTGCAGAAGCGTTTCGGCCCCGAGCGCGTGCTCGATACCCCGCTGGCGGAACTCGGCATCGTGGGCGCTTCGGTCGGCATGGCGGTATATGGGCTGCGGCCGGTCTGTGAAATTCAGTTTGAGGGGTTTTTGCCCGCGGTCATGGACCAGGTGATTTGTCATATGGGCCGGTTAAGAAACCGCAGCCGCGGCCGGCATACGGTGCCCATGGTCATCCGCGCTCCGCACGGCGGTTTGGTCCATGCGCCCGAGCATCATTCGGAGTCCCCGGAATCTTATTTCATGCATACGCCCGGCATCAAAGTCGTGGCGCCGGCGACGCCCAAAGACGCCAAAGGCTTGATCATCGCGGCCATCAAAGACCCGGACCCGGTCATTTACTTTGAGCCGAAGAGAATTTACCGCGCCCTCAAAGAGGACGTTCCCGATCAGCCTTATGAGGTGCCCATCGGCAAGGCCAGAGTGGCTAAAGAAGGCAAGGACGTCACCCTTATTTCTTGGGGAGCCATGGTGCATACCTGTCTTGAAGCCGCCAAAAAGCTTTCCGTCGAGGGCGTGGAAGCGGAGGTTATTGATTTGAGAACCATCGCGCCGCTTGATCTGGAAGCCATCTTGTCATCGGTCGCTAAAACCGGGCGCGCGGTGATCGCTCAGGAATCGCCCAAGACCTGTTCGGTGGCTTCGGAAATTTCGGCCTTGATTCATGAGCGCGCGCTTTTGAAACTCCAAGCGCCGGTCAAAAGAGTTTCAGGCTGGGATGCGCGGATGCCTTTATTTCGGCTTGAGAAATATTATGTCCCGGATGCGGATCGCGTTGTCCGTGGCGTCAAGGAGACGCTGCAATTTTAG
- a CDS encoding 2-oxo acid dehydrogenase subunit E2, giving the protein MLEFKLPDVGEGLHEGEIVQWYVKEGDAVQSEQHLVDVLTDKATVEITCPRAGKVLKILAKPGDKIKVGQTIVVFGQEGETYQGAGNGVKDHATAAPGPAAEPSRVMAGVSGTGEVSATPAVRKLAKDLGVDLVLIRGTGSQGRITEEDVRQAAGPKVQPQMATAAFGPEERVPFLGIRRKTAERMIHSKRTAAHVTHVDEADMTELVALREQTKATAEQQGVKLTYLPYIVKAVAAGLKEFPYLNASLDEAKQEIVLKKYYSIGVAVDTEKGLFTPVMKDCDKKNVIQIAKELDALIKKAKAGQLEVSDLQGGTFTITNVGPIGGLMATPVINYPEAAILGVMKMAKRPAVKDGQIAVRDMMNLCLSFDHRVLDGAEAARFMTALIKKLEAPASL; this is encoded by the coding sequence ATTTTAGAATTCAAGCTTCCTGACGTCGGCGAGGGCCTTCATGAAGGGGAAATCGTCCAATGGTACGTTAAGGAAGGCGACGCCGTCCAATCGGAGCAGCATTTAGTCGACGTTTTAACGGACAAAGCCACGGTTGAAATCACCTGCCCTCGGGCCGGAAAAGTTCTCAAAATATTAGCCAAGCCCGGAGACAAGATCAAAGTCGGCCAGACCATCGTTGTGTTCGGCCAAGAAGGGGAGACTTATCAAGGCGCCGGCAACGGCGTTAAGGATCATGCCACGGCCGCGCCGGGCCCTGCGGCGGAGCCCTCCCGCGTGATGGCGGGCGTTTCCGGGACCGGTGAAGTGTCGGCCACCCCGGCCGTCAGAAAATTAGCCAAGGACCTGGGCGTTGATTTGGTGTTGATTCGCGGCACCGGCAGTCAGGGCCGCATCACCGAAGAAGATGTCCGCCAAGCCGCCGGCCCCAAAGTCCAGCCTCAGATGGCGACAGCCGCTTTCGGCCCTGAAGAGCGCGTGCCTTTTTTGGGCATTCGCCGTAAAACCGCGGAGCGCATGATTCACTCCAAGCGCACGGCCGCGCATGTGACTCATGTGGATGAAGCGGATATGACCGAACTTGTCGCCTTGAGGGAACAAACCAAGGCGACGGCCGAGCAGCAGGGCGTTAAGCTGACGTATCTTCCCTACATCGTCAAAGCCGTCGCGGCCGGCCTTAAGGAGTTTCCGTATTTGAACGCATCGCTTGATGAAGCGAAGCAGGAAATCGTTTTGAAGAAATACTATTCGATCGGCGTGGCCGTTGATACGGAGAAAGGCTTGTTTACGCCGGTGATGAAAGACTGCGACAAAAAAAATGTCATTCAAATCGCCAAAGAGCTCGATGCGCTGATCAAGAAAGCGAAAGCCGGGCAGCTTGAAGTCTCTGATCTTCAGGGCGGCACGTTTACCATCACCAATGTCGGCCCGATCGGCGGATTAATGGCGACCCCCGTCATCAATTATCCCGAAGCCGCTATTTTGGGCGTGATGAAAATGGCCAAGCGTCCCGCGGTTAAGGACGGCCAGATTGCGGTCAGGGACATGATGAACCTTTGCTTGTCGTTCGATCATCGTGTTTTAGACGGGGCTGAGGCCGCCCGGTTCATGACGGCGTTGATTAAAAAGCTCGAAGCCCCGGCGTCTCTTTAA
- the lpdA gene encoding dihydrolipoyl dehydrogenase — translation MIQTEVLVIGAGPGGYVGAIRLAQLGKKVLLADKDKLGGECLNYGCIPSKALIAAGNLVHKIKKGNFGIETQGLSVNLEKLQAWKGNLIGGLNRGIQGLLKGNGVQLFMGEAVFTGPRQATVTTAQGSDKIAFEKAVIATGSRPMEIPGFAVDGNRVIGSKEALELKVLPKSLVVIGGGVIGLEIGTYYAKLGVAVTVVELMNQLLPGIDPEFVIPVVRSLEKLGVKTYIETQAVGFQDKGAEAAVTLKTTHGEIELMAEKILLCVGRKPNSQSLGLDAAGVNVDSKGFIQVNEQGETSAPGIYAIGDVTPGPLLAHRSSAQALAAAQAIAGGPFHSIGAVPWAVFTDPELAVVGLTERQAKEQGLSVLVGKFPFAASGRALAAGEPDGFVKVVADKNSKKVLGAGIVGPEASDLISEAALAVRLGATLDDVASTIHPHPTLPEAFHEACEAALGQAIHILPPRPQPQTIQS, via the coding sequence GTGATTCAAACGGAAGTTTTGGTCATCGGCGCCGGTCCCGGCGGTTATGTGGGCGCGATCAGGCTCGCCCAATTAGGCAAAAAAGTCCTCCTGGCCGACAAAGACAAGCTCGGCGGGGAGTGCCTGAATTACGGCTGCATTCCCTCAAAAGCCCTGATCGCCGCCGGAAATTTAGTCCATAAAATCAAAAAAGGCAATTTTGGGATTGAGACTCAGGGCCTCTCTGTTAATTTGGAGAAACTTCAGGCCTGGAAAGGCAATTTGATCGGCGGTTTAAATCGCGGCATTCAGGGATTATTGAAAGGCAACGGCGTTCAACTGTTCATGGGGGAAGCGGTCTTTACCGGTCCTCGTCAAGCGACCGTTACAACAGCCCAGGGGAGCGACAAAATCGCTTTTGAAAAAGCCGTGATCGCCACAGGGTCGCGCCCAATGGAGATTCCGGGCTTTGCCGTGGACGGCAACCGCGTGATCGGCTCCAAGGAAGCGCTTGAACTGAAAGTTTTGCCTAAGAGTCTTGTGGTGATCGGCGGCGGGGTCATCGGTCTTGAAATCGGCACTTATTACGCCAAACTGGGCGTTGCCGTGACCGTGGTTGAGCTGATGAATCAATTGTTGCCCGGCATTGATCCTGAATTTGTCATTCCCGTGGTCCGGTCGCTGGAGAAATTGGGCGTCAAAACTTATATCGAGACTCAGGCCGTTGGTTTCCAGGACAAGGGAGCGGAGGCTGCGGTTACGCTTAAAACCACTCATGGCGAGATTGAGCTGATGGCCGAGAAAATTTTGCTTTGCGTGGGCCGCAAGCCCAATAGCCAAAGCTTGGGGCTTGACGCGGCCGGCGTCAATGTCGATTCCAAGGGATTTATTCAAGTCAATGAGCAGGGTGAAACAAGCGCGCCGGGCATTTATGCGATCGGGGATGTGACGCCGGGGCCGCTGTTGGCCCATCGCTCTTCAGCCCAGGCTTTGGCCGCGGCTCAAGCGATTGCCGGCGGCCCGTTTCATTCGATCGGCGCCGTGCCCTGGGCCGTATTCACGGACCCTGAGTTGGCTGTGGTGGGATTGACCGAGCGTCAGGCCAAAGAGCAGGGGCTTTCTGTTTTGGTCGGCAAGTTTCCATTCGCGGCTTCAGGCCGCGCCCTGGCCGCGGGCGAACCGGATGGCTTCGTTAAAGTCGTGGCCGACAAGAACAGCAAAAAGGTTCTAGGGGCGGGCATCGTCGGTCCCGAAGCCTCGGATTTAATCAGCGAGGCGGCCTTGGCCGTGCGTTTGGGGGCTACGCTTGACGATGTGGCTTCAACCATTCATCCTCACCCGACGCTGCCGGAAGCCTTCCATGAAGCCTGCGAAGCGGCCTTGGGCCAAGCCATCCATATTCTGCCGCCGCGCCCACAGCCGCAAACCATTCAATCATAA
- the pdhA gene encoding pyruvate dehydrogenase (acetyl-transferring) E1 component subunit alpha, whose translation MPIKTLAEFKIERLEILGLDGRADESLAPAIAKDKLLDIYRMMVLCRVFDEKAFKLQRQGRLGTYPQIIGQEATQVVPAFCLQKKDWLIPTYRGQGSYFARGMPLVNSLLYWGGDDRGVSFPEGQNDMIFSIPVGSHLTQAAGLALAAKLRKDPSVVLTYLGDGASSKGDLHEALNFCGVWKLPAIYLVENNQWAISVPRKMQTASETIAQKAIGYKVHGIQVDGNDVLAVYKAVADAVERGRKGDGATLIEAETYRLGDHTTADDASRYRSKEETEAWKAKDPVTRFKKYLLSKGVLDEDTDIRFFKEAERQVQAAIEEYENYPESNPMDIFTNTYAQNPPHVEEQRRELEEILKVKKERQAPVVAHGEGRFP comes from the coding sequence GTGCCGATTAAAACATTAGCCGAATTCAAAATCGAACGCCTGGAGATACTCGGCCTTGACGGCCGGGCGGACGAGTCCTTGGCCCCGGCCATCGCCAAGGACAAGCTGCTCGACATTTACCGGATGATGGTGTTGTGCCGCGTCTTCGATGAGAAGGCTTTTAAGCTTCAGCGCCAGGGGCGCTTGGGCACCTACCCCCAGATTATCGGGCAGGAAGCCACGCAGGTGGTTCCGGCCTTTTGTCTTCAAAAAAAGGATTGGCTGATCCCCACTTATCGCGGCCAAGGCTCCTATTTTGCCCGGGGCATGCCTTTGGTTAATTCCCTCCTTTATTGGGGCGGCGATGACCGGGGGGTGAGTTTTCCCGAAGGACAAAACGACATGATTTTTTCTATCCCGGTGGGCAGCCATTTAACCCAGGCCGCGGGGCTGGCGTTGGCCGCCAAGTTGAGGAAAGATCCCTCCGTGGTTTTGACTTATTTAGGGGACGGAGCCAGCTCCAAGGGCGATCTTCATGAGGCGCTGAATTTTTGCGGGGTTTGGAAATTACCCGCCATTTATTTGGTTGAAAATAATCAATGGGCCATCTCGGTTCCCAGAAAAATGCAGACGGCTTCTGAAACCATCGCTCAAAAAGCCATCGGGTACAAAGTGCATGGGATTCAAGTGGACGGCAATGATGTTCTGGCCGTCTACAAGGCGGTGGCGGATGCCGTCGAGCGCGGCCGCAAGGGCGACGGCGCGACCCTGATCGAGGCGGAGACTTATCGCCTCGGCGATCATACCACCGCGGACGACGCTTCGCGCTACCGTTCCAAAGAAGAGACCGAGGCCTGGAAAGCCAAGGACCCGGTCACGCGTTTTAAGAAATATCTTTTGAGCAAAGGCGTCTTGGACGAGGACACGGATATTCGTTTCTTCAAGGAGGCCGAGCGCCAGGTCCAGGCCGCCATCGAAGAATATGAAAATTACCCTGAGTCCAACCCGATGGATATATTCACCAATACTTATGCGCAGAATCCACCGCACGTCGAGGAGCAGCGCCGCGAGCTTGAGGAAATCCTAAAAGTCAAAAAGGAGCGCCAAGCCCCGGTGGTGGCCCACGGGGAAGGGCGGTTTCCGTAA